From the Pedobacter cryoconitis genome, one window contains:
- a CDS encoding ABC transporter permease yields METTLKNPVQFIIKHNTIVIFLLMLLVSAMVSDAFFTANNLSNLIRQLAPVGIVSMGMLLVILTGGIDLSVGSVVAMTGVLIALFSQSMPLPIAIAAALAAGILAGGISGYLVSYQKMAPFIATLALMTMVRGCGFIFSKGAPVMVDDHAAALTDFGSGHLSGIPNPAIVLFIVFAITSILLKYNVFGRILIAIGSNEEAVHLSGIRVPLYKFSVYAITGGLAALAGIISTARTSVGSPNLGVGMELDVIAAVVIGGTSLKGGKGSAVNTFLGVLILGMMGNVMNLLDITSYSQQIIKGLIIILAVLLQRFQDK; encoded by the coding sequence ATGGAAACAACTTTAAAAAATCCTGTTCAATTTATAATTAAACACAATACAATTGTTATTTTTCTACTGATGTTATTGGTGTCGGCCATGGTATCAGATGCCTTTTTTACAGCCAATAACCTTTCCAATTTAATCAGGCAATTAGCCCCGGTTGGGATTGTAAGTATGGGGATGTTGCTCGTTATTTTAACGGGAGGGATAGACCTTTCTGTAGGCTCAGTAGTGGCCATGACAGGCGTATTAATCGCTTTGTTTTCACAATCGATGCCCCTTCCAATTGCCATTGCAGCCGCTCTTGCTGCGGGTATTCTGGCTGGAGGAATTTCAGGTTACCTGGTTTCTTATCAAAAAATGGCTCCTTTTATTGCTACACTAGCCTTAATGACTATGGTTAGAGGCTGCGGGTTTATCTTCTCCAAAGGTGCCCCGGTTATGGTAGACGATCATGCGGCCGCTTTAACCGATTTTGGAAGCGGACATTTATCAGGCATTCCAAACCCGGCGATTGTATTGTTTATTGTATTTGCCATTACCTCTATTTTACTCAAATACAATGTGTTTGGAAGGATATTGATTGCGATAGGAAGTAATGAAGAAGCGGTACACTTATCAGGGATCAGAGTCCCACTCTACAAATTCAGTGTTTATGCCATAACAGGTGGCCTGGCTGCATTGGCTGGTATTATCAGTACGGCAAGAACCTCTGTGGGCTCACCAAATTTAGGAGTAGGCATGGAGCTGGATGTTATTGCGGCCGTTGTGATTGGCGGTACCAGTTTAAAAGGGGGTAAGGGGTCTGCTGTCAATACATTTCTGGGGGTATTGATTTTAGGAATGATGGGGAACGTTATGAACTTACTGGACATCACCTCTTACTCTCAGCAAATCATTAAAGGACTAATTATTATTTTGGCAGTATTGCTGCAAAGATTTCAGGACAAATAA
- a CDS encoding LacI family DNA-binding transcriptional regulator, giving the protein MKKNISMKDIARQLGVSTALVSYVLNGQLEDRINKDTAQKIKKLADELGYRPNHVAKSLKINKTLTIGLILADISNPFSASLARIVEDEAKKHKYTVIFGSADESAAKSEDLIRTFMSRRVDGFIIAAPEGSEELLISLKKQAIPFVLVDRYFPDLNVNTVTINNFQASMEATNHLLEQGFSEIGMINLKADLFHLTERSRGYKTALSKAGQQNEGKNLKVVEEKNMIEEVHQAINELLNQAEPIQAIFFGNNNLAIEGLIHIRNLNIRIPEDLAIVCFDESNAYNLFYCPVSYIRQPLDKLGQAAVKLLLENIGNEERGTNNMTLEAELIIQKSSQKYN; this is encoded by the coding sequence ATGAAAAAGAACATTTCAATGAAAGATATTGCCCGGCAACTGGGCGTTTCCACAGCATTGGTATCCTATGTTCTGAATGGCCAGCTGGAAGACAGAATCAATAAAGATACTGCACAGAAGATTAAAAAATTAGCTGATGAACTCGGCTACCGGCCTAATCATGTAGCTAAAAGTTTAAAGATTAATAAGACATTGACGATCGGTTTGATCCTGGCTGATATTTCAAACCCTTTCTCTGCAAGTCTGGCCAGAATTGTGGAAGACGAAGCAAAGAAACATAAGTACACCGTGATTTTTGGCAGTGCCGATGAAAGCGCTGCTAAATCAGAAGACCTGATCCGTACTTTTATGAGCAGACGTGTTGACGGCTTTATTATCGCGGCACCCGAAGGATCAGAAGAGCTGTTAATTTCCCTCAAAAAACAAGCTATTCCATTTGTTCTGGTCGATCGCTATTTTCCGGATCTAAACGTGAATACAGTAACCATTAATAATTTTCAGGCTTCCATGGAAGCGACTAATCATTTACTGGAACAAGGTTTCAGTGAAATTGGAATGATCAATTTAAAAGCAGATCTTTTCCATTTGACAGAACGCTCCAGAGGATATAAAACAGCACTCTCTAAAGCTGGCCAGCAAAATGAAGGTAAAAACCTGAAAGTAGTAGAAGAGAAGAATATGATTGAAGAAGTTCATCAGGCTATCAATGAACTTTTAAATCAGGCAGAGCCTATTCAGGCGATTTTTTTCGGTAACAATAACTTAGCGATTGAAGGATTGATTCACATCCGGAATTTAAATATCCGTATTCCCGAAGATTTGGCGATCGTATGTTTTGATGAATCTAACGCTTATAACTTATTTTATTGCCCGGTTTCTTATATCAGGCAGCCATTGGACAAATTAGGGCAGGCTGCGGTTAAACTACTGCTGGAAAACATAGGAAACGAGGAGCGGGGTACAAATAATATGACACTCGAAGCAGAACTGATTATCCAGAAATCATCACAAAAGTATAATTAA
- the efp gene encoding elongation factor P: MAKASEIKVGNILRFNGELVTVTEILHRTPGKGGAFYLGKFRNIKTGKIVEARLATDEQVEICRVETSDFQYLYEEGDYFVVMDNVTFEQFSVAKALFGPAAKFIKEGMDVIVSFESEEPIMAQAPNFVELAITYAEPAVKGDTSSGALKYATTEIGFEIKVPLFVNEGDKVKIDTRTGEYVERVK; this comes from the coding sequence ATGGCAAAGGCATCCGAAATCAAAGTAGGAAATATTTTACGTTTCAACGGCGAATTGGTAACAGTTACAGAAATCCTGCATCGTACACCAGGTAAAGGTGGAGCTTTCTACTTAGGAAAGTTTCGTAATATTAAAACCGGGAAAATTGTAGAGGCCCGTTTAGCAACTGACGAGCAGGTTGAAATTTGCCGTGTAGAGACCAGTGATTTCCAATATTTATATGAAGAAGGTGACTACTTTGTAGTTATGGATAACGTTACTTTTGAGCAGTTCAGCGTTGCTAAAGCCTTATTCGGCCCGGCTGCGAAGTTTATCAAAGAAGGAATGGATGTTATCGTTTCTTTTGAAAGTGAAGAACCTATTATGGCTCAGGCACCAAACTTTGTGGAATTAGCGATTACTTATGCTGAACCAGCTGTTAAAGGAGATACTTCTTCTGGTGCATTAAAATATGCAACTACAGAAATTGGTTTTGAAATCAAAGTTCCTTTATTTGTGAACGAAGGTGATAAAGTAAAAATAGACACACGTACGGGTGAATACGTTGAACGTGTAAAATAA
- a CDS encoding mannitol dehydrogenase family protein, with product MEQKAIKLNAKNLSSLPKEVSVPAYDRSKVKTGIVHVGIGGFHRAHQAFYTDQLLAEHGVTDWGICGIALLDHDKRIYDTLVDQDGLYNLMITAADGTTHTKVIGSIVEYLFAPENPDAVIEKMAHPDVKIITLTITEGGYNFNPATGKFMPENPAIQADIVNPEKPDTIFGYLTQAIKRRKERGLKGITIQSCDNIQQNGVVAKEMLQAYITLAAPGLLNWVKENISFPNAMVDRITPVTSQEAIDLLDTQFGIADAWPVVCEPFCQWIIEDDFINGRPDWNLVGAQFVKDVHPYEKMKIRLVNGGHVALGFTGYLNGYTFVYETMADPVFFNFVKDFLDEEATPILDEVPGIDVEEYKKTLMQRFSNPYIKDQLTRIFSESSAKIPKFLMPTINDQLVKGVSLKRAALILAAWCHYLEKTAIKEVQDEMKQLLIKEATESIKGDPLAFLKIASIFGDIAEKEEFAFQYLLFLNGVRKEGVAKVINTIDQY from the coding sequence ATGGAACAAAAAGCTATAAAATTAAACGCTAAAAACTTATCCTCACTGCCTAAAGAAGTGAGCGTTCCCGCTTATGACAGAAGTAAGGTGAAAACAGGAATTGTGCACGTCGGCATTGGTGGTTTTCACAGAGCGCATCAGGCCTTTTATACCGATCAGTTATTGGCGGAGCATGGGGTAACAGACTGGGGGATTTGTGGTATCGCTTTGCTGGATCACGATAAACGAATTTATGATACATTGGTTGATCAGGATGGGTTATATAACCTGATGATTACAGCAGCTGACGGAACAACACATACAAAGGTAATCGGTTCTATCGTCGAATATCTGTTTGCGCCAGAAAACCCGGATGCAGTAATAGAGAAAATGGCACATCCTGATGTAAAGATTATTACCTTGACTATTACAGAAGGTGGCTATAATTTTAACCCTGCTACGGGTAAGTTTATGCCAGAGAACCCTGCCATCCAGGCTGATATTGTAAATCCGGAAAAACCGGATACTATATTCGGATACCTTACACAGGCGATCAAACGAAGAAAAGAACGTGGTCTGAAGGGTATAACGATACAATCCTGCGATAATATTCAGCAAAATGGAGTGGTGGCTAAAGAGATGCTTCAGGCTTACATTACCTTGGCGGCGCCCGGATTATTAAACTGGGTTAAAGAAAATATTTCTTTCCCCAATGCCATGGTAGACAGGATTACACCGGTAACTTCGCAAGAAGCAATCGATTTATTAGACACACAATTTGGCATAGCTGATGCATGGCCAGTAGTTTGTGAACCCTTTTGCCAATGGATTATTGAGGATGATTTTATCAATGGCCGGCCAGACTGGAACCTGGTGGGCGCGCAATTTGTGAAAGATGTGCATCCTTACGAGAAAATGAAGATCCGGTTAGTGAATGGAGGGCATGTAGCTTTAGGGTTTACAGGATATCTGAACGGTTATACTTTTGTCTATGAAACCATGGCTGACCCTGTGTTTTTTAACTTCGTCAAGGATTTTCTGGATGAGGAAGCGACGCCAATTCTGGATGAAGTGCCGGGCATAGACGTTGAAGAATACAAGAAAACCCTGATGCAGCGCTTCTCAAATCCTTATATCAAAGATCAGCTGACCCGGATTTTCTCTGAGAGTTCAGCAAAAATCCCTAAGTTTTTAATGCCAACTATCAATGATCAGTTAGTTAAAGGTGTATCTTTAAAGAGAGCAGCCTTGATTCTGGCCGCATGGTGCCATTATTTAGAAAAGACTGCAATTAAAGAAGTTCAGGATGAAATGAAACAACTGCTGATCAAAGAAGCAACTGAATCTATTAAGGGTGATCCGCTGGCTTTTTTGAAAATAGCCTCCATTTTTGGTGACATAGCGGAAAAAGAAGAATTCGCCTTTCAATATCTGCTCTTTTTAAATGGCGTCCGCAAAGAAGGTGTGGCAAAAGTAATCAATACAATTGACCAATATTAA
- a CDS encoding substrate-binding domain-containing protein — MKIKEFKHVLPLIFALSMLFLTSCNPEQKANTKLQPALVSKKDLSEVKAGYCSPSLNASFYVALSKAVQSNVEAYGMKFIAVDGQGDITKQITGIEDMVAKGVKVLIINPIDPKALVSTINAATQAGVAVFILDSYIDPSAHYVSSVFANNTLNGELVGEWVVAQMGSQKINAAIISGNQGNQAGKEKRMGFMSGLAEGQLRTKGKTDFTITAQGWGGWENNEGLKAMEDILSAHPEINVLMAENDAMAIGALRAVEELGKKTNIMVASFDGQKEALKLIKQGKYGVSALNSPNRLGKLVVESAVRYLNGDRYLDKVMYTQSLLIDKNNVAQFYDPKANF; from the coding sequence ATGAAAATCAAAGAGTTTAAACATGTACTGCCCCTCATTTTTGCCCTGAGCATGTTGTTCCTGACCAGCTGTAATCCTGAGCAAAAAGCGAATACAAAATTACAACCCGCATTGGTAAGCAAGAAAGATCTGTCTGAGGTTAAAGCAGGCTATTGTTCCCCTTCACTGAATGCTTCATTTTATGTTGCTTTATCAAAAGCCGTTCAAAGTAATGTGGAAGCGTATGGAATGAAATTTATTGCGGTAGATGGACAAGGAGATATTACCAAACAGATAACCGGAATAGAAGATATGGTTGCCAAAGGCGTTAAAGTTTTAATTATCAATCCGATTGATCCTAAAGCATTGGTGTCTACGATCAATGCTGCAACGCAAGCTGGAGTCGCCGTATTTATCCTGGACAGCTACATAGATCCCTCAGCGCATTATGTGTCTTCAGTCTTCGCTAATAATACTTTAAACGGCGAATTGGTTGGAGAATGGGTGGTAGCTCAAATGGGCAGTCAAAAGATCAATGCGGCCATTATCAGTGGTAATCAGGGGAACCAGGCTGGTAAAGAAAAACGTATGGGCTTTATGAGTGGTCTTGCTGAAGGGCAGCTGAGAACCAAAGGAAAAACAGATTTCACGATTACAGCTCAGGGATGGGGTGGATGGGAGAATAATGAAGGTCTGAAAGCAATGGAGGATATACTTTCTGCGCATCCTGAAATTAATGTGCTCATGGCAGAAAACGATGCAATGGCTATTGGTGCTTTAAGAGCAGTTGAAGAACTGGGTAAGAAAACCAATATTATGGTAGCCAGTTTTGATGGACAAAAGGAAGCACTCAAACTGATTAAACAGGGTAAATATGGCGTCTCTGCTTTGAATAGCCCGAACAGACTGGGAAAACTGGTCGTTGAATCTGCTGTACGTTATTTAAACGGAGACCGGTACCTGGATAAGGTCATGTATACACAATCCTTATTAATTGATAAAAATAATGTGGCTCAGTTTTACGATCCAAAAGCAAACTTTTAA
- a CDS encoding toxin-antitoxin system YwqK family antitoxin — protein sequence MKKNTILLVLLFAFTTTFAQVKTQYFDADWKPVAKEDMVYYRPEPAAVNGKYLFKDYYKSGKPQFVGYSLSKTEEKFDGEVKYYGENGKISGTSVFRNGVLNGSVKTFFEDGRLRQDATYKDGEEETATLYTYKGTEIEGVPSVYDLITIFEKDERVKQIIYDGNPKGMRQESFLNEGKAKYYGADGKLLGELIFDLYGNPNNGTMIEFDFNPMKVSATRFFVDGQEQENKQI from the coding sequence ATGAAAAAGAATACAATTTTACTTGTTTTACTATTTGCATTCACTACTACGTTTGCACAGGTAAAAACACAATATTTTGATGCAGACTGGAAGCCAGTTGCTAAAGAAGATATGGTCTATTACAGACCTGAGCCTGCTGCTGTAAATGGTAAATATCTCTTTAAAGATTATTATAAATCAGGTAAGCCTCAATTTGTAGGTTACTCTTTATCTAAAACTGAAGAGAAATTTGATGGGGAAGTTAAATATTATGGAGAGAATGGTAAAATCAGCGGAACATCTGTATTCAGAAACGGAGTTTTAAATGGTTCTGTGAAAACATTCTTTGAAGATGGAAGATTGAGACAAGATGCCACTTATAAAGATGGTGAGGAAGAAACTGCTACACTTTATACCTACAAAGGGACTGAAATAGAAGGTGTTCCATCTGTCTATGATCTGATTACCATATTTGAGAAAGATGAGCGTGTGAAGCAGATTATTTATGATGGTAATCCAAAAGGTATGCGCCAGGAGTCGTTTTTAAACGAAGGTAAAGCAAAGTATTACGGCGCTGATGGAAAGCTTCTGGGAGAGCTGATTTTCGATTTATATGGGAACCCTAATAATGGGACCATGATCGAATTTGATTTTAATCCAATGAAAGTTTCTGCTACACGTTTTTTCGTGGATGGTCAGGAACAGGAAAATAAGCAAATCTGA
- the katE gene encoding catalase HPII: MKKPVVSPSEAISKNEDLQTNKEDGSGQLLTTNQGLKINDDQNSLKAGERGATLLEDFILREKITHFDHERIPERIVHARGSGAHGVFELYKSQAEYTKAGFLNDTTIKTPVFVRFSTVAGSRGSTDLARDVRGFSVKFYTQEGIYDFVGNNMPVFFIQDAIKFPDLIHAVKPEPHHEMPQAASAHDTFWDFISLMPESSHMIMWLMSDRAIPRSYRMMEGFGVHTFRLINEEGKSHFVKFHWKPLLGVHSVVWNEALKISGNDPDFHRRDLWEAIEAGAFPEWELGIQVIPEEDEHKFEFDLLDPTKLVPEELVPVQRIGKMTLNRNPDNFFAETEQVAFHPGHLVPGIDFTNDPLLQGRLFSYTDTQLSRLGGPNFHEIPINRPISPVHNNQRDGHMRQTINKGRTSYQPNSINDNSPLQAKVSEGGFSSYQERIDAKKIRARSDSFFDHFSQATLFYNSQSEPEKNHLVDALKFELGKVEIEDIRKRVLGILTQVDLTLAKRVAEGLGLDVPSGPEKPVNHGVPADGDQDKYEPKIVKSTLKSSAALSMKDTPKDTIKTRKIAILATDGVNGSQLDAYKKVLEAAGAVTKIVATHDGHIKDDSGKLIKVDFTFLTTASVLFDAVYVPGGKKSVEALTAEADAIHFVEEAFRHCKAIAANAEGVDFILLSNIPVKDEKESVDGLLLNKTAKDFEKAIQQHRFWEREKKGKIPA, encoded by the coding sequence ATGAAAAAACCAGTAGTATCTCCTTCGGAGGCAATTTCAAAGAATGAAGACCTTCAAACCAATAAGGAAGATGGGTCAGGTCAATTGCTGACCACTAATCAGGGATTAAAAATTAATGATGATCAGAATTCACTAAAAGCAGGGGAGCGTGGGGCGACGCTGCTGGAAGATTTTATCCTCAGAGAAAAGATCACTCACTTTGACCATGAAAGGATTCCTGAACGTATTGTACACGCCAGAGGGTCGGGCGCACATGGTGTATTTGAATTGTATAAATCTCAGGCTGAATATACAAAAGCCGGGTTCTTAAATGATACCACGATTAAGACTCCTGTTTTTGTCAGATTTTCGACGGTTGCCGGTTCCAGAGGCTCTACAGATCTGGCCAGGGACGTCAGAGGTTTCTCTGTTAAATTCTATACCCAGGAAGGTATTTATGATTTTGTAGGTAATAATATGCCTGTTTTCTTTATTCAGGATGCGATCAAATTTCCAGACCTTATCCATGCTGTAAAACCAGAGCCGCATCATGAAATGCCTCAGGCCGCATCTGCTCATGATACCTTTTGGGATTTTATTTCACTGATGCCAGAATCTTCACATATGATTATGTGGCTCATGTCAGATCGTGCAATTCCCCGCAGTTATAGAATGATGGAAGGATTTGGTGTACATACTTTCCGGTTGATTAATGAAGAAGGAAAATCACACTTTGTTAAATTCCACTGGAAGCCACTACTCGGCGTACATTCAGTAGTCTGGAATGAAGCTTTAAAAATTTCAGGGAATGATCCTGATTTCCATAGACGTGATCTTTGGGAAGCGATTGAAGCAGGTGCGTTTCCAGAATGGGAACTAGGGATTCAGGTGATTCCGGAAGAAGATGAGCATAAATTCGAGTTTGATTTACTTGATCCAACCAAGTTAGTTCCAGAAGAGCTGGTACCTGTTCAAAGAATTGGAAAAATGACACTAAACAGGAATCCGGATAACTTTTTTGCGGAAACTGAGCAAGTGGCTTTCCACCCTGGTCACCTGGTTCCGGGTATTGATTTTACCAATGACCCACTTTTACAAGGACGTCTGTTTTCTTATACTGATACACAGCTTTCAAGATTAGGAGGGCCAAACTTTCATGAGATTCCAATTAACAGGCCTATCTCACCGGTCCATAATAATCAAAGAGACGGGCATATGCGTCAAACTATTAATAAAGGCCGCACCAGTTATCAGCCAAATAGTATCAATGATAACTCACCATTGCAGGCTAAAGTTTCAGAAGGTGGTTTTAGTTCTTACCAGGAACGGATTGATGCTAAAAAAATCAGAGCACGCAGTGATAGTTTCTTTGATCATTTTTCTCAGGCTACACTTTTTTATAACAGTCAGTCAGAGCCAGAGAAAAATCACCTGGTAGATGCATTAAAGTTTGAACTGGGAAAGGTAGAAATCGAAGACATCAGAAAACGTGTGCTTGGTATTTTAACACAAGTAGACCTTACATTAGCCAAACGTGTGGCAGAAGGCTTAGGTCTGGATGTACCGTCCGGGCCTGAAAAACCAGTTAACCATGGTGTGCCGGCAGATGGCGATCAGGACAAATATGAACCGAAAATCGTGAAAAGTACGTTGAAATCGAGCGCGGCACTCAGTATGAAAGATACGCCTAAAGACACGATTAAAACGAGGAAAATAGCCATTCTGGCTACTGACGGCGTGAATGGAAGTCAACTGGATGCGTATAAAAAAGTACTGGAAGCAGCCGGGGCAGTTACAAAAATTGTGGCTACTCACGACGGACATATTAAAGATGATTCAGGGAAATTAATCAAAGTAGATTTTACTTTTCTGACTACGGCATCTGTTTTATTTGATGCGGTATATGTACCAGGTGGTAAAAAATCAGTTGAAGCCTTAACCGCAGAAGCTGATGCTATTCATTTTGTTGAAGAAGCTTTCAGACATTGTAAAGCTATTGCAGCAAACGCAGAAGGAGTGGATTTTATTCTGCTTTCTAATATTCCAGTTAAAGATGAAAAAGAATCGGTTGATGGGTTATTGCTAAACAAAACTGCTAAAGATTTTGAGAAGGCCATACAACAACACCGTTTTTGGGAACGGGAGAAAAAAGGAAAAATACCAGCTTAA
- a CDS encoding carbohydrate kinase family protein — MNRKNSLQVVCFGEVLWDNFPSGKKPGGAVMNVAYHLKNLGVNSHLISRVGSDQNGTELMQVMKDSGVDTTFVQLDQVHKTSTVEVTTDQDNEVRYEIVKPVAWDYITFENPHIRLVAQADAIVYGSLSGRCETSRETLAQLLALASYKVMDVNLRAPDYEPEYIAALLHQTDLLKLNLEELTIISDWFSKDCQTETARIELLRNKFDIPEIVVTKGSKGASYYGDQTEHHWSAYAIQVADTVGSGDSFLAGLLAMKLSNEYINDTLDFAVGLSAFITTKAGACPPYKIADVNKFIRTYKKEWSVDRWPNPAL, encoded by the coding sequence ATGAACAGGAAAAATAGTCTTCAGGTAGTATGTTTTGGCGAGGTATTGTGGGACAACTTTCCATCTGGTAAAAAGCCCGGTGGTGCGGTCATGAATGTGGCCTATCACTTAAAAAACCTTGGCGTAAACAGTCATTTAATCAGCAGGGTGGGTTCTGACCAGAATGGGACAGAACTTATGCAGGTGATGAAAGATTCGGGTGTAGACACCACATTTGTCCAGTTGGATCAGGTACATAAAACCTCTACAGTGGAGGTCACAACGGATCAGGATAATGAAGTTCGTTATGAGATTGTCAAGCCTGTGGCCTGGGATTATATCACCTTTGAAAATCCGCATATCCGTTTAGTGGCACAAGCCGATGCAATTGTTTACGGAAGTTTATCCGGTCGCTGCGAAACGAGCAGGGAGACGCTGGCACAATTGTTAGCGCTGGCCTCCTATAAAGTGATGGACGTTAATCTGCGTGCTCCTGATTATGAACCCGAATATATTGCTGCCCTGCTGCACCAAACGGATTTGCTTAAATTAAATCTGGAAGAACTCACGATTATCAGTGACTGGTTCAGTAAGGATTGTCAAACAGAAACAGCGCGTATAGAACTCCTTAGAAACAAATTTGATATTCCTGAGATTGTGGTCACAAAAGGCAGTAAAGGAGCCTCTTACTATGGAGATCAGACCGAACATCACTGGTCGGCTTATGCGATTCAGGTAGCGGATACTGTAGGTAGCGGCGACTCCTTTTTAGCAGGGTTACTGGCTATGAAACTATCAAATGAATATATTAATGATACTTTAGATTTTGCAGTCGGGCTCAGCGCTTTTATCACTACCAAAGCAGGAGCATGCCCGCCTTACAAAATAGCAGACGTAAACAAATTTATCAGGACTTATAAAAAAGAATGGAGTGTGGATCGCTGGCCGAATCCTGCGCTATAA
- a CDS encoding sugar ABC transporter ATP-binding protein translates to MENISLVNRVELRNIAKSFGGISALKDVTLKAMPGEIHALMGENGAGKSTLMKILSGVHQKDKGQIFIDGEEAHIKNTYDSKQLGIGIIYQEFSLVPELSVAENIFLNRLGENGSWLKFDKLKKDAGQLIESIGFNIDPAVKVSSLSIAQQQVVEIAKALSENVKVLILDEPSAVLGPTEVQKLFDTLFKLKSEGVAIIFISHHLSEIFQIADRVTVIKDGASSETLDVASTNKDAIIKMMLGRTLNAMFPPRATVIGQEVLRVEEISIANKVKGVSFAVKEGEVLGIAGLVGSGRTETIRAVFAADQRSGGDIFMYGKKMNFHSPSDAVKHGIGMVPEDRKLQGVILSLPIKQNISLTNFKDISNVSGFINADKETDQTDDLIKKLVIKALSGNLAAGKLSGGNQQKVVLAKWLNTNCKVMIIDEPTRGVDVGAKVEIYTLINELSRQGVATIVISSETAELMGICDRILVMREGKVHGELDKTEFTEENILRLSIGAQ, encoded by the coding sequence ATGGAAAATATAAGTTTAGTAAACCGCGTTGAGTTAAGAAACATAGCGAAATCTTTTGGTGGTATTTCTGCATTAAAAGATGTAACTCTTAAAGCGATGCCCGGAGAAATTCATGCATTAATGGGTGAAAACGGAGCTGGTAAATCAACATTGATGAAGATTCTTTCTGGTGTTCATCAAAAGGATAAAGGACAGATTTTTATAGATGGGGAAGAAGCCCATATCAAGAATACTTATGATAGTAAACAACTGGGAATTGGTATCATTTACCAGGAATTCTCTTTGGTACCCGAACTCTCGGTAGCTGAAAATATATTCCTGAACAGACTAGGTGAAAATGGTTCCTGGCTGAAGTTTGATAAACTGAAAAAAGATGCAGGTCAGCTGATTGAAAGTATTGGTTTTAACATTGATCCGGCTGTAAAAGTAAGCAGTTTAAGTATCGCACAGCAACAAGTGGTCGAAATAGCAAAAGCCCTTTCTGAAAATGTGAAAGTTCTGATTCTGGATGAACCCTCTGCTGTATTGGGCCCCACAGAAGTACAGAAATTATTTGATACTTTATTTAAATTAAAAAGTGAAGGTGTAGCCATTATCTTCATTTCCCACCATTTAAGTGAAATCTTTCAGATTGCTGACCGGGTGACTGTGATTAAAGACGGTGCTTCCAGTGAAACATTGGATGTAGCCAGTACCAATAAGGATGCGATTATCAAAATGATGCTTGGCAGAACTTTAAATGCCATGTTTCCACCAAGGGCAACCGTAATTGGTCAGGAAGTATTAAGGGTAGAAGAGATTAGCATTGCCAATAAAGTAAAAGGAGTTTCTTTTGCTGTGAAAGAAGGGGAAGTTCTTGGAATTGCAGGTTTGGTTGGCAGCGGGAGAACAGAAACAATCAGAGCAGTTTTTGCCGCAGATCAGCGTTCTGGTGGTGATATTTTTATGTATGGAAAGAAAATGAACTTTCATTCTCCAAGCGATGCCGTTAAACACGGAATCGGAATGGTACCTGAAGACCGGAAATTGCAGGGCGTGATTCTTTCTCTGCCAATTAAACAAAACATCAGCCTGACTAATTTTAAAGATATCTCGAATGTTTCGGGTTTTATCAATGCTGATAAAGAAACAGATCAAACCGATGATCTGATAAAAAAGCTGGTGATCAAAGCACTTAGCGGAAATCTGGCAGCGGGAAAATTAAGCGGAGGAAACCAGCAGAAAGTTGTTTTGGCAAAATGGTTGAATACCAACTGTAAGGTAATGATCATTGATGAGCCGACAAGAGGTGTGGATGTGGGCGCTAAAGTAGAAATCTATACGCTCATTAACGAACTGTCCAGACAAGGGGTAGCTACCATTGTCATTTCTTCTGAAACCGCAGAACTGATGGGGATCTGTGACCGCATCCTGGTGATGCGGGAAGGGAAAGTACATGGAGAGCTGGACAAAACAGAATTTACAGAAGAAAATATTCTGAGGCTTTCTATCGGCGCACAATAA